The nucleotide sequence gagaggtattgtcagacctcagatgtatacatctgaaccattgtattgattgtttagtaggtaaacaacatagattttcatttgctagtcctgctttgtctagaaaaatacatgttttagatcgtgtttatacatatatatgtggtcctttgaggacaaaaactcctggtggatctgttgatgttcttggtataagttgtgcactttattttgtcatttttatagatgatttttccatgaaagcttgggcctatgctttgaagatcaaagatcaggttattaatgtcttcaaagagtttcatgttagggttgaaagggagacagaaagacaattgaaatgcataagatcagataatggtggtgagtatacaggattatttaatgattattgtaggtcacatgggatccaacatgagatgacagttcctggtacacctcagcataatgcaattcagagaggataaactgcaccatcatgaaaaagatcatatgtatgctttcacaggccaagctacccaaaaggttttgggattaggctttgaggactgtagttgatgtgattaacttatcaccatgtacagccctagatggtgatgttgcagagcatgtatggtcagggaaagatgtttcctataggcatttgagagtgtttgattGTCATGCATttacacatattccagacaatgagaggtccaagttggatggtaagtctaaagaatgtatttttcttggctactcacatgatcatttttaatacaggctttgggatccagaaaagaagaaggtgtttagaagtagagatgtagtcttctttgaggatcaaacttttaaaGATTTACagaagaaggcactagccaatacttctacagaagaattagcagattgtgacctaattactcctccagtatattagggtgatgggggagatgtgcaggaagatagtgtagagcctgatgttgatctacctataggacatgttgagcaagaagaagttggagagcaacttcccgtagaatctcagttgagaagatcttcaagacaacatcaaccttccagaaggtactctacagatgagtatgttatgcttactgatgtaggtgaaccagagagttaccagaaagcagttaaaagtgagcagaaagaaaagtagttgtagcttcagaaaattcacacagatgacaacgatacagacatgttgacaaagaccttaccaaaagaaagacaggagatatgccgacagttggtcggtatggcttcacattgaggagtaatgagacagcctcccttatgggctgaagggggaggttgttgggctggcaacCCATAGATTCAGTCCATAGTGGGCTTGAATAGCCCACAGCCCacctcctctcttaacctaaccctaatttatattaaggGGGTGTGGTGGTTACAAAaataggcataaatagggcagcaaggaAGCAGTTTTTTGtagccatgggattccaaagaaaagaaggagaacaaggcaaaaaaggaagagaaagaaagggaagaaaataaagacaatgcagagagactattctcaatcatctagtagcgttcttatctcaggttagatcaaatctacagtaaactcttgctgtgattacttagagaggttttagatattgtggacagtgacgtgatccttgtatcccagttattatcttgtgattgttgctattgtttagggtaagagattgagatttgtatattcattattctcctagtggattatctctagtttgcccggtggtttttacccttcatattggaggggttttccatgtatatcttggtattttatttgatcgtgatttcatttaattccgctaaaTATCATGAactactagtatttattcatatataaatgttatttctctttatatttctATATCTGTCCCAGAGCGTCTCTTTCGATCATGAAGATTGTCAACAGGACTCTGATTAGCATTATTGATTTTTTGTCCTGAGAATCTTCCCCCCGATTACAAGATCAGCAAACTTGGTGGGAGATAGGATTGAGAAATGCTATTGCCTATGTATGGTGACGGGTGTCATGCCAGAGTCTTTCCGGGTGAGCTCAGGCTAAATCAGGAGAAGAGAGTGAGCCCGAAAAGGAGTGGATGCACATTAGATCAGAGCAAGGCGCAATGGCACAGATACCTACTAGGATGAGGCATAGCGGGAATTTAACCCACATCTCGTTGAGCTGCTCCAGCAAAGCCCAATTTGTAGGACTGGGGATAAGACTCGCAGACCTTTTGAGAGAACGCAATAGGCTAACTTGAGTAAGTACCAGCCAGGCAAAAGGCTTAATCTGAAAGTGCAAGGGTTGGATTCATCACGCTCTTATCATCAGAATAGCTGTTCCAATCCGAAGGATCTTTATCAACTACATCCACATAAACAAGAGTCTACTAATCCAATATTTCTTGTCATAGAGTCTATCTCAATATTTCTTCTTGTCCTTCAGCGACAATTGTGCCAGATCCCGTAACTTCAAATAGAAAGCAACATTCATTCTAAAAGGCATATGGAGCGCTCCCATCCCACTCCGTACAAAGTTCAGTACTCTTCGGTCCCACTCTGTAAAGAGTTCAGTACTGTTCGGCCTCTATTTAGTTTGGTCGGACTTCAAAACCAAGGGCTCAACAAATTTGTGACCCTACGTATAGGAAACTCATCCAGAAGAACTGGAAATATTGAAGCTGTTCTATCAGTTGAATCTTTGGATGCTTCATCAAAAGAAGACAACTTTCTAGGAGAGATTGAAGTTGATCTCTTGTTACAATATTCATCAGAATAATGATCCCAGTTCCAGGAGAGAGGTGAAATTTGTGTGGAAGAGGATGATGAGTCGACGAAGATAGATTCGGTAATTATCATTATTATAAAAGTATATATTAGtttcaaagaaaaaaatttgTACAGCTTTATAAAAagatttcttttttcttgatgCATGGACTAATCTTCTCCAGAACTGAGTTAGTTTAATACGGGAAGTGACAAGGTGGTTCGATGTCATCGGACTCGTCTCATTTGGACTCGTGTCCTTGGGGTTCGATCAAGATGATCCGATAAAGTTTACTTGAGACAACTTGGTTCGCGCTTTTGCTAATACTAATGTGTTAAGTCATACTTTGGTTGTCCGAAGTAAAAGCTGATTAAAACCCAACTTGGTTGCCAAACTTTACTAAGTTAATCTGATCCTTATAAGATTGTATCAGGGCACTCTTGATAATACACTAAGTTAATAAATtggttagatatatatatatatatatatatatatatatatatatatatatatatatatatatattctgagttTAAATTAGATGAACTTATGAAACTTCTTTTTATAGTGGGTTTCTTGAGCTATTATCTTTGAATGGTATGTTGCTTGTGGGAATATGGTATGTTGATCTTGGGCATAAGTATTGTTGATTTGTATTGAGTCCGAGATGGTGTAATGCTTTAACACATGACGTGTCTCAAATGGTGGGTATGGATGGTTAATGAGATGAGATGGAGCCATTGAGTACCAACGTGCCTACCACATAGTACCATGGTATTAATCGTTTGACACTAACGTATCGATCATGTGGCATCGGGGTGTCAATCGCTAGCACCGAGGAGTTGATCGTTTAGTGCCAAAGAATCGACTGTTTGATGTCGAGGAGTCGACCACCTAGTGTCAAGGTGTCGATTGTTTGGTGTCGATGTGTCGATCGCATGACATCGATGTGTCAACCATGTGCACCAAAGTGTTGGCCATGTGGTGTCGGAGAGTCGACCATGTAACATCAAGACATCGTCCTTATCATTTTTCCCAAAACGAGTATTTAACAAGAAAAGAGTCATAATATACTCAATCAAACACACCTTGATTAATTGAATAAGTTCATCTCcacaaaattaaattaaattaaaattataaaaatttattacagaataaataaataattatttatgtcatataattttataaaagaagTGAAAATATTTTTAGTAAAATGGATTACAAAGACTAATGAAGTAACTATTTATGTTGTATTTTCATTTGGTATTTTCCACTTGAAATGAGTCGGATAAATTTTTAGTACGTGAAAAATTAAATGTACTGCACTTTGTTATAGAACCAAATGGGTGTGCCTAAACAAAAACTCATTATGTGGGTTTCCAAATTGTCCAAAAGATTAATTATGATAAATTATATTATGTGAAATTATAGCTTTCCATATCCACTTGCTATTCTTCGTTAGAAAGCGCTACTATTGTCTACTTGAGAAGATTAAGAGAAGTGAATTTGTCTATTTGGCGACATTACGAGGTGTTGATTGACAGTGTCATGTGCTTGGACAACCGTCCATCTTAGCACATCCAAGAAACATAATGCTGTACCGAACTGAGCTAGACATGATTTGCCTCAAGTATGCCAGAAAGACGGATGACATGATTAATAAATATATTCTATTGGTTCTAGCTGTTCCAAGGCAGAGAAAATTAAATCGATGAATCTTCTAGTTTGATTTTGGGAACGTAATTCCATAGGTCGATAAAGTCTATTTGTTCGTCGTTGCATAAAGTTCAGTTTCATGTGACGTTTCTTTGGTCATATTTGTCAAATGAACCGTCTTTACTACGTATGTATGAGTTTTCAATTTGTGTTCTGCATAATCGATAATGAGCTTCTTCTGTCTTTGTTACACATTCCTTCCACACACTTGGGTTGTGTGTTGCATTTTTATATTTTGCAGAATCTTAGAAATGGCGCCATTTATATCCTCCATTTACTTTTACTAGTCCATGCTATTAGATGTGATCACACTCTCTCTAATCACATAAGTTAATAGTCCTCGGTTGGTGTCATACTAAACTAACAACTTCATGTTTCGTTATAAGAAAAGAACATAGCTATTACATGTTGTATTATgggaaattatttatttatacaatGTTCTCGATCATTTGAATTGTCTTTTCGGAGTAAAATGTTCAAAAGTGGACAGTTCTTGTAACATTAGTCTCACgaggacaagattaagattgatttataaatatatgatgagtatattattattaattttagtttatatattttgatcaATCATTTAAATCAAACGAAGTCGATAGATCAATTAACTCGTATAGGTCGATTAATGTCACGGGAGCCGGAACCAATTGCTCCACGATTCTTCCACTTTGAAAGAGTACATCACGTCCAGAAAGCACACTTTTAGGTGTCTATGCAACGAATAAAAATCCCTTTTTCTTTTAAAGACCACCAGAGATGTAATGAAAACACTTTTAATGTTAGAGCGAAATCCTGCCTTTCGATGTGAGATACCAAATGGAAAACAGGGTCCATTTTGCACTGGGAACTCTTCTCTCCCCTTATAGAAATAGGGTTATTTCTATAGAAAATATCAATAGATAATCTCCATTTTATTCTCATTATTTAATAATACttctaattttaaaaatacttaaattattcattaattttttttatctattataatCTTTTGGGGTTTTCGGCtagttatattattttgattatcataataaaaattattataagatctACTTGAAAACATGATAAATGATCTATTCTGACCTCAATCAAAATTAGTTATAAgtctataaatataatattataattatctaTGAGTAATGACAACTAAAGACACACAatatcacttataatatttttagcatattaataacatattattaaaaaaataatcataaacaaGAGTTGAaaactaatataaataaataaaaaaaattgatgaggagtattttagatattttttaaatcagagtattgTTTGAGGAAAAAATAGAAGAAgggtatctatgaaaaatatttaaaatatgaatatttttctaGAAAAAATCGCCTAAGAAAGTACGAGTGACATTGACGACATGGACACCTAAAAATGTTTTCGCTCCCACGTTCTTCGGATGCTAGCCAGACAGACACCTCATTGGTACGCGTCGTGACTGGTGATTTCACACTATTCGTGCGAACTGCCTCGTCACACGAATCATGCAGCTTCGTAAAATTGACGTCGCACAGCATGTCAACGGGTTGGGATTTTGCAAGTCAataaaattatttccattcaatctTGCGCGGATCTCAATTGATTACTCCAGAAAAGGAGAATCTAACTCGAATCTTTACCTGATTTGTTattggagaagaggaaggggaccATGAGTGTCTTTAATCACAAGGCAAGTGTGCCACTGTGGGCGAAGCTCCAATTCCAGTAGGGCCACGTGACTAGCACATGCACAGCAGGGAGACACGGGAGGGGAGGGGGTTTGCCGTCATAGTGGAATACGGGTGAGTGGTAAGGGAAACCGCCGGAAGGAAAAGtggcatttttcttcctttttctcctcCGTCTCTTCTTAGAATCCGTCCTTTTATTTCCCTCTTTCATCCGACCTATTCGTTTGCCTGATCTCCGGAATGGCTTCCGCTGTGATCCGCCTTGTACGCCGGCCCGCCGCCGTAAGCTCCCTAACCCGATGAGATCCTCGATTCTTGCATTCCCCCTCTTTCATCTCTGCTCTCTATCTCTTTCGGTCTTTTTGCTGCAAGCGAATGATGGGTTTCTTTTTGTGTTTTCTTGACACAAAACCCCCCTCGAGATGTGCAATTCGACGTTTGCCTTGCTTTCTTCTTCGGCAGAGAtgaaatctttttcttctttcgttGTATAAAAGGCTGAATTGTATGGTGAAAATCCTGATGGGAAGACAATGGGTGGGGAGGAGATGGTGAGATGTAGATGGGTGGCATCCCCTTATCTGGTGTTATGATGCAGCTTAAATATCTTTTAGGGTTTTTCTTGAGTCAAATGTTTTTATACCTATAAAGTTTCTGAGTTCCGATTGCGAGTTATATGCTTCTATCATTTTTGTGCATAGTATCCCTGTCTACTAATCATCATTAGATGCACTTAATTTTCTTAGTTTGTATGTCCTGACAGGCTCTACTCATTGCAAGAAGTTGTAGACATGTCCGGCAATTAAGCCATCATATGCTTCCAGGTGATTTTTCTATATATCACAATTGCACTTCATCGTAACGGTCACCTCAATCtcacatcatatatttttttcagGTGGCTTGGTGTGCTCGAAGCCTGCGAGGTTAGGTCTTGGGAGGGACCTTTTTGGTTTTGTTGCTTGTGAATGTTGCGTGTTTGTGTTCTTTAATATCATACATAAGTGAAAATTGCAGGGAACTTACAATGCTGCTCCCAAGGGCCTCTCCTTATCAaatgtggagtaggtcatttgcttCTGAGAATGGTATGCACTTGCAGATGCTTATTTTGCCTGCTTTTGCCGCATTAGAAACTATCTCCATTGTCCTGTGATTTGTTTGGAAATGAAGTTTGTTAATTGAAAAAAAGTCTCTTCAGGTGACTTGGTCGATGCTGTTGTTCCCTTCATGGGTGAATCTATTACTGATGGAACTTTAGCTACCTTCTTGAAAAGTATGTACTTTGCCCTTTTCTCCATGCGTATAAACATAGTTGTTGATGCTTATGCAGGCGTTctgttacatatatacataagttGTAACCTCAAAGATCCCTGAAATAACCGAAAGTTTGATAAACAAGGTCGAAAAATCTATTTTTGGGGGGGTGGGTTTGTGATATCAAATTGCTCCTATCTGAAACACTTAGGGGAAAGTTCTCATAAATGCATGTAATGCGCTTGTCCTTTTACATTCCGAATATGCTAATTGTCTTATGGCCATGAAATCTGGCACAGAACCTGGTGATAGGGTTGAAGTTGATGAACCGATTGCCCAGATTGAGACTGATAAGGTACTAATGTTTGATTTTTATAGTGTAACTGGTTGCTCAGAACTGTTCTCATCATCGAATCTTTGTTTCAGGTGACTATTGATGTAAATAGTCCTGAAGCTGGGATTATCCAAAAGGTCAGAGGTCATCTTAATTTGGCTTCTGATAATTTTCTATATAGTTGATTCTTCCTTCTCGCAGTTCATACAAAATTCAGTGGTTTTTGCTGTTGACAGTTTGTAGCCAAGGAAGGTGATACTGTGACACCTGGAACTAAGGTTGCTGTGATATCCAAGTCTTATCCTAGCGACACACATGTTGCCCCATCAGATGATAAAGTGGTCAAAGATGCTCAACCACCATCACCTCCTACTGGTGCTTCCCAGCCAACTCCTCCAACAGAGAAGATTGACAAACAAGTGCTTAAGGAAGAAGGTTCTACCAAAGAAAAGCCTAAAGTACCCTCAGCTGCAACCCTCCCCAAAACCTCACCTTCAGAACCTCAGTTACCTCCCAAGGAAAGGGAAAGACGAGTAAGTCGCTTGGGTTTGCCTATCAGAATTATGTTGACTGCAGATTTCGTGTCCAATTAAGACAATGATAAATTATTCAATTGTTCTTGAAATACAGCTTCAGTCTTTTGAACTTCAATTCCTTTACAGGTTCCAATGCCTAGGCTTAGAAAAAGGGTGGCTACACGTTTGAAGGATTCTCAGAACACATTTGCAATGTTAACTACCTTCAATGAAGTTGACATGTAGGTGTTCCTGACACTAATTAGTTGTAGTCCTTAAGCATATGTTTATTTTGTGACTGCCAGACTTAGTGTCGCAACGAAGATGCTTTATTGTCCTGAGCACCATGAGTTTAAACTGTAGAAACAGCTTGTTTGCTTTGTTAGGGTAAGGCTATGGCAAATTGACTTGCTGTGTCCATGTTCTGGTTTAAGAATTTCATATTGTGTTTTGTACAGTTACAGCCTCTCAGTACATTTACATTTATAAGGATAAGAATTTTATTTATGTGCCTTTATATTAACATGCTGGAATAATGTGGCAATGCAACGCATATGACTTCTGCATTTGTTTACGTGTAACCCTTCATTATATAATATCCAGTTTGGTTTGATGGATGTTTTTTAACTCCTAGCTGAACTGTTGAAAAGTTGTTCACTTTTATAATTTTCAAACCAAAGTAACTAGTTAAGATAATTCAGACTATTAGCTGAATCCCCAGTTTGGTTCAGTTTTCTTGTTTAGTTACTTGGTTGACCTTTCCCAGACCCTACAGAAGCAAGGGTCTCATGTGCCCTTTAGCCTAAGTTTGTCTAACATTTTCCATCTATTAGTTCCACTTTGCAACTGTCAAATCAACAACTTGATGATTCTGTTTATTATACACATCCAATTGTATTCATGGTTGCTTTTCTGGTAAATATGCATAATCTAGTACCTTTAAGTCATGAACTCCATATTGTAGGACAAATCTGATGAAGCTTCGGTCTGAATATAAAGATGCCTTTGTAGAAAAGCATGGTGTGAAGTTGGGTCTCATGTCAGGTTTTGTTAAGGTATGTAATGGTGATAAGcaataaagagatatttttgttgatgacttgCTTCTTTATATTTTGTGATTTTCATGTCTCAGGCTGCTGTTTCTGGACTCCAAAACCAGCCAATCATAAATGCAGTCATCGACggggatgatattatatatagagACTATGTTGATATCAGTATAGCTGTTGGCACACCAAAGGTATGTTGATATCATGGAGTGTTCCATCAAGATTCAATAGTATGGTTGGGTTAATCAATTGTTAAATTTTTTCCAGGGCCTTGTGGTTCCAGTTATCAGGAATGCTGGTAGGTTGAATTTTGCGGGAATAGAGAAAGAGATCAATAACCTCGCAAAGAAGGCAAACAATGGGACAATATCAATTGATGAGATGGCTGGAGGCACATTTACGATTTCCAATGGAGGAGTCTATGGGAGTCTTTTGAGCACACCTATAATCAACCCCCCACAAGTAATTCACCTAATTTGCAAACAGAGTTGTCTGTTCCATGTCTTGTGGCTTAACCCTGATGTGTCTGCATCTTTTCTGCAGTCTGCCATCTTAGGCATGCACTCCATAGTGTCCCGTCCAATGGTGGTCGATGGTAACATTATTCCGAGGCCAATGATGTACGTTGCTCTGACTTATGATCATCGGCTGATCGATGGTAGAGAGGCTGTATTCTTCCTGCGACGCATCAAGGATGTGGTTGAAGATCCTCGCCGGCTGCTTCTCGACTTATAGGCACATTCAATACGGACAGCAGTATATCTTCTTTTTCTGTCACTGAATAATTTCCGCTTGAAACCAAAATTTTGATAGGCACAGCGTGTTTTGTCTTTTAATGCAAGTTCGGTGGCAGGTCTGTTCCTGACCAACGAAGTGCATGATGGCTTTCATAACTGTTGAAATTAAGTTGTATTATTTGAACTTGTCAATGAATTTGGATTCAGCAATCATGTCAAATAGTAAAGCAACTATTTTGAGCTGCATAACCGGAAGTACAAGTTTTTGTCTGATAAAATATACGGTGTGGAATTGAAATATCACTACCTAACCTATCTTCGTTCAGCACTGGAATATTCTAGGCCTTTCCAGTTAGTTCAATGATGTTATGATTTCGAGTATGTCTAAATTTTTGTTCTTCCTcttgtttgatttcactctttccgTATTGGTAACAGCTTGAGATTAGTTCAATTGATGTTACGCTTTCAAATATGTCTAAATTGTGTTCTTCCActtgtttgatttcactctttccgTGATAGATCTATATATGTTTGAGCCTCGATCAAGAGATTTGGCATCGCATTTTGGTAACAGAGCTTGAGATTAGTTCAATGATGTTGTGTATGTTTGAGCCTTCATCAAGAGATTTGACATCGCATTTCGGTAACAGCTTTAGATTTTTCTCTGGCCTCGGAGTGATGGGATGACTgatatttgtttcttttctttctctcatATTAGATTTTTCGGTAACAGCTTTAGCTTTAgattttgcttttctttctcGCATTTCGGTAACATcgcatttcttttctttctctcatGTTATCCGGTTATTTAATCCGGCCATCACCGGATAACAGCTTTAATCCGGTGACGTGTATCCCACTAATTCACCGGGTCCGGGTGCGTTGCAGGGCGTCGGGAACATACAACGATTGGACTTCACTGACGGTGGTGGCATCCGCACCCTCCTGCTGTAGAGTACCACTGCGATTCGTAGTGCGCCATCCACGATGGTATCAGCTCATCGTGCCATGTATTGTATCGAAGCGGTGGTTCGATGATCACCCCAACATTCATTTAATGAACGAGTGCAAGAAAGCAGGATGGCCGGATGAGATGATGTAGTACCGGACCGATCAGCAGCTGTCAGGCACACATCCACTTGGTTCGTGGCCGACAACGAATCAACGGTACCGCCACGACATGAAAACGTCCAACGATCCATTTAAAGGAGCATAGTACAAACCACACCATTCGAGGAATCAAATGTAACCACAGTTGACATTTGGCTTTTAGATATATGGATCTGGAACCAATCCTCTTATTTCATGTGAGAGAGGCGTTCGATCCTAACATCAATTAGAGG is from Musa acuminata AAA Group cultivar baxijiao chromosome BXJ1-6, Cavendish_Baxijiao_AAA, whole genome shotgun sequence and encodes:
- the LOC135581332 gene encoding dihydrolipoyllysine-residue succinyltransferase component of 2-oxoglutarate dehydrogenase complex 2, mitochondrial-like codes for the protein MASAVIRLVRRPAAALLIARSCRHVRQLSHHMLPGGLVCSKPARELTMLLPRASPYQMWSRSFASENGDLVDAVVPFMGESITDGTLATFLKKPGDRVEVDEPIAQIETDKVTIDVNSPEAGIIQKFVAKEGDTVTPGTKVAVISKSYPSDTHVAPSDDKVVKDAQPPSPPTGASQPTPPTEKIDKQVLKEEGSTKEKPKVPSAATLPKTSPSEPQLPPKERERRVPMPRLRKRVATRLKDSQNTFAMLTTFNEVDMTNLMKLRSEYKDAFVEKHGVKLGLMSGFVKAAVSGLQNQPIINAVIDGDDIIYRDYVDISIAVGTPKGLVVPVIRNAGRLNFAGIEKEINNLAKKANNGTISIDEMAGGTFTISNGGVYGSLLSTPIINPPQSAILGMHSIVSRPMVVDGNIIPRPMMYVALTYDHRLIDGREAVFFLRRIKDVVEDPRRLLLDL